A stretch of Gadus chalcogrammus isolate NIFS_2021 chromosome 9, NIFS_Gcha_1.0, whole genome shotgun sequence DNA encodes these proteins:
- the edc3 gene encoding enhancer of mRNA-decapping protein 3 isoform X1: MAADWLGSLVSINCGPTLGVYQGEVSSVDQTSQTISLRQPFHNGVKCSVPEVTFSAMDIKELKILDISNGCAVNSASVSSKTSSAPVAVPKADPRAQGRLNSPQHCSKSYGERHLDVPGQPKAFRRRHNSWSSSSRGANQPTPKKNGVKNGGGPMKQRDDECFGDAIDDGLDTDFDFEGNLALFDKAAVFSEIEGSDRRGNGTRSRGTPQEQTPTRYRHDENILENKPVVYRQIKVPQAGAKEYCTDSGLVVPSVSYELHKRLVAAAERHGLSLERRLEMTGVCASQMALTLLGGPNRLTPKNVHQRPTVALLCGPHVQGAQGISCGRHLANHEVEVILFLPNFVKMLDPVTTELAIYSRTGGKQVSSIKDLPDSPVDLIINCLDCHENTFLMDQPWYRAAADWANQNRAPVLSIDPPVSGQGLAVEAKWSLSLCLPLALAEGAGRVYLCDIGVPCHVFQEVGIKYHSPFGCKFVIPLHSA; this comes from the exons ATGGCAGCCGATTGGTTGGGTAGTTTGGTGTCCATCAACTGCGGTCCGACGCTGGGAGTGTACCAGGGAGAGGTGTCCTCCGTGGACCAGACGAGCCAGACCATCTCCCTGAGACAGCCCTTCCACAATGGGGTCAAGTGTTCCGTCCCCGAGGTCACTTTTAG TGCGATGGACATCAAGGAGCTCAAGATTTTGGACATTAGTAATGGCTGTGCGGTGAACAGCGCCTCTGTGTCCAGCAAGACTAGCAGTGCACCGGTCGCCGTGCCAAAGGCTGACCCCAGGGCTCAGGGGAGACTCAACTCTCCCCAGCACTGCTCCAAAAGTTACGGTGAGCGACATCTGGATGTGCCTGGCCAACCCAAGGCTTTCCGTCGACGACACAACTCAT GGTCTTCAAGTAGTCGAGGGGCGAACCAGCCGACCCCCAAGAAGAACGGGGTGAAGAACGGGGGCGGTCCCATGAAGCAGCGGGACGACGAGTGCTTCGGGGACGCCATAGACGACGGCCTGGACACGGACTTCGACTTCGAGGGCAACCTGGCGCTCTTCGACAAGGCCGCCGTCTTCTCGGAGATCGAGGGCTCGGATCGCCGCGGCAACGGCACCAGGTCGCGTGGCACGCCCCAGGAGCAGACGCCCACGCGCTACCGCCACGATGAGAACATCCTGGAGAACAAGCCCGTCGTGTACAGGCAGATCAAGGTGCCGCAGGCCGGAGCCAAAGAGTACTGCACCG ACTCGGGGCTGGTGGTGCCCAGCGTGTCCTACGAGCTCCACAAGCGGCTGGTGGCGGCCGCGGAGCGCCACGGCCTCTCGCTGGAGCGGCGGCTGGAGATGACGGGCGTGTGCGCCAGTCAGATGGCGTTGACGTTGCTGGGTGGGCCCAACAG GCTCACGCCCAAGAATGTGCACCAGCGCCCCACGGTGGCCCTGCTGTGCGGCCCGCACGTCCAGGGGGCCCAGGGCATCAGCTGTGGGCGGCACCTGGCCAACCACGAGGTCGAGGTCATCCTGTTCCTGCCCAACTTTGTGAAGATGCTGGACCCGGTCACCACAGAGCTCGCAATCTACAGCCGGACCGGGGGGAAACAAGTGTCGAGTATTAAAG ACCTGCCCGACTCCCCCGTGGACCTCATCATCAACTGTCTGGACTGCCATGAAAACACATTCCTGATGGACCAGCCCTGGTACCGAGCAGCCGCCGACTGGGCCAACCAGAACCGAGCGCCGGTGCTCAGCATAGACCCTCCGGTCAGCGGACAGGGGCTGGCCGTGGAGGCCAAGTGGTCCCTGTCCCTGTGCCTGCCGCTGGCCCTGGCCGAGGGAGCCGGCAGGGTGTACCTCTGTGACATCGGGGTGCCCTGCCACGTGTTCCAGGAGGTGGGCATCAAGTACCATTCTCCCTTCGGCTGTAAATTTGTCATTCCTCTGCACTCTGCGTAG
- the edc3 gene encoding enhancer of mRNA-decapping protein 3 isoform X2, whose product MAADWLGSLVSINCGPTLGVYQGEVSSVDQTSQTISLRQPFHNGVKCSVPEVTFSAMDIKELKILDISNGCAVNSASVSSKTSSAPVAVPKADPRAQGRLNSPQHCSKSYGSSSSRGANQPTPKKNGVKNGGGPMKQRDDECFGDAIDDGLDTDFDFEGNLALFDKAAVFSEIEGSDRRGNGTRSRGTPQEQTPTRYRHDENILENKPVVYRQIKVPQAGAKEYCTDSGLVVPSVSYELHKRLVAAAERHGLSLERRLEMTGVCASQMALTLLGGPNRLTPKNVHQRPTVALLCGPHVQGAQGISCGRHLANHEVEVILFLPNFVKMLDPVTTELAIYSRTGGKQVSSIKDLPDSPVDLIINCLDCHENTFLMDQPWYRAAADWANQNRAPVLSIDPPVSGQGLAVEAKWSLSLCLPLALAEGAGRVYLCDIGVPCHVFQEVGIKYHSPFGCKFVIPLHSA is encoded by the exons ATGGCAGCCGATTGGTTGGGTAGTTTGGTGTCCATCAACTGCGGTCCGACGCTGGGAGTGTACCAGGGAGAGGTGTCCTCCGTGGACCAGACGAGCCAGACCATCTCCCTGAGACAGCCCTTCCACAATGGGGTCAAGTGTTCCGTCCCCGAGGTCACTTTTAG TGCGATGGACATCAAGGAGCTCAAGATTTTGGACATTAGTAATGGCTGTGCGGTGAACAGCGCCTCTGTGTCCAGCAAGACTAGCAGTGCACCGGTCGCCGTGCCAAAGGCTGACCCCAGGGCTCAGGGGAGACTCAACTCTCCCCAGCACTGCTCCAAAAGTTACG GGTCTTCAAGTAGTCGAGGGGCGAACCAGCCGACCCCCAAGAAGAACGGGGTGAAGAACGGGGGCGGTCCCATGAAGCAGCGGGACGACGAGTGCTTCGGGGACGCCATAGACGACGGCCTGGACACGGACTTCGACTTCGAGGGCAACCTGGCGCTCTTCGACAAGGCCGCCGTCTTCTCGGAGATCGAGGGCTCGGATCGCCGCGGCAACGGCACCAGGTCGCGTGGCACGCCCCAGGAGCAGACGCCCACGCGCTACCGCCACGATGAGAACATCCTGGAGAACAAGCCCGTCGTGTACAGGCAGATCAAGGTGCCGCAGGCCGGAGCCAAAGAGTACTGCACCG ACTCGGGGCTGGTGGTGCCCAGCGTGTCCTACGAGCTCCACAAGCGGCTGGTGGCGGCCGCGGAGCGCCACGGCCTCTCGCTGGAGCGGCGGCTGGAGATGACGGGCGTGTGCGCCAGTCAGATGGCGTTGACGTTGCTGGGTGGGCCCAACAG GCTCACGCCCAAGAATGTGCACCAGCGCCCCACGGTGGCCCTGCTGTGCGGCCCGCACGTCCAGGGGGCCCAGGGCATCAGCTGTGGGCGGCACCTGGCCAACCACGAGGTCGAGGTCATCCTGTTCCTGCCCAACTTTGTGAAGATGCTGGACCCGGTCACCACAGAGCTCGCAATCTACAGCCGGACCGGGGGGAAACAAGTGTCGAGTATTAAAG ACCTGCCCGACTCCCCCGTGGACCTCATCATCAACTGTCTGGACTGCCATGAAAACACATTCCTGATGGACCAGCCCTGGTACCGAGCAGCCGCCGACTGGGCCAACCAGAACCGAGCGCCGGTGCTCAGCATAGACCCTCCGGTCAGCGGACAGGGGCTGGCCGTGGAGGCCAAGTGGTCCCTGTCCCTGTGCCTGCCGCTGGCCCTGGCCGAGGGAGCCGGCAGGGTGTACCTCTGTGACATCGGGGTGCCCTGCCACGTGTTCCAGGAGGTGGGCATCAAGTACCATTCTCCCTTCGGCTGTAAATTTGTCATTCCTCTGCACTCTGCGTAG
- the LOC130388563 gene encoding tyrosine-protein kinase CSK-like: MTEVQASWPQGTECVARYNFRGTTQYDLPFNKGDILTIIFATKDPNWYKAKNSAGQEGTIPVNYVQKREGVKSEGKLSLMPWFHGKISREQAEQLLTPPETGLFLVRESTNYPGDYTLCVSCEGKVEHYHIVYKDGKLTIDAEEYFDNLMQLVEHYTENADGLCTILIKPKLEEGTFAAKDAFRRSGWALNREELKLQHSIGKGEFGDVMLGDYRGSKVAVKCIKHDATAQAFVAEASVMTQLRHNNLVQLLGVILEEKGSLFIVTEYMAKGSLVDYLRSRGRTVLNAHSLLKFSLDVCAAMEYLEANNFVHRDLAARNVLVSDDNIAKVSDFGMTKEACSTQDTAKLPIKWTSPEALRDKLFSTKSDVWSFGVLLWEIYSFGRLPYPKIPLKDVVPRVEKGYRMEAPDGCPDVVYDVMKLCWSLNAFARPTFHMLKERLQNIEH, encoded by the exons ATGACTGAGGTCCAG gcTTCATGGCCGCAGGGCACAGAGTGTGTGGCCAGGTACAACTTCAGAGGCACCACGCAATACGACTTGCCTTTCAATAAAGGAGACATCTTGACTATTATTTTCGCCACAAAG GACCCAAACTGGTATAAAGCGAAGAACTCGGCGGGCCAAGAGGGAACCATCCCAGTCAACTATGTCCAGAAAAGGGAAGGAGTGAAATCCGAAGGAAAGCTGAGCCTCATGCC ATGGTTCCACGGAAAGATCAGCAGGGAGCAGGCGGAGCAGCTGCTGACCCCACCTGAGACAGGGCTGTTCCTGGTACGCGAGAGCACCAACTACCCCGGGGACTACACGCTGTGTGTGAGCTGCGAGGGCAAGGTGGAGCACTACCACATCGTCTACAAGGATGGCAAGCTCACCATCGACGCGGAAGAGTACTTTGACAACCTCATGCAGCTGGTGGAA CACTACACTGAAAATGCAGACGGCCTGTGTACCATACTCATCAAGCCAAAGTTGGAGGAAGGGACTTTTGCTGCCAAGGACGCATTCCGCAGGA GTGGCTGGGCACTGAACAGAGAGGAACTCAAACTTCAGCACTCGATAGGAAAAGGAGAGTTTGGAG ATGTCATGCTGGGAGACTACAGAGGGTCTAAAGTTGCAGTGAAATGCATAAAACACGATGCTACCGCGCAGGCCTTCGTGGCAGAGGCATCGGTCATGAC GCAACTGAGACACAATAACCTGGTGCAGCTTCTTGGAGTGATTCTAGAGGAAAAAGGAAGTCTGTTTATTGTGACAGAATACATGGCCAAG GGCAGCCTCGTGGACTACCTGCGCTCCAGAGGTCGGACTGTGCTCAACGCACATTCCCTCCTAAAGTTCTCACT ggaCGTGTGCGCTGCCATGGAGTACCTGGAGGCCAACAACTTTGTGCACCGGGACCTGGCGGCACGCAACGTCCTGGTGTCGGACGACAACATCGCCAAGGTCAGTGACTTTGGGATGACCAAAGAGGCGTGTTCCACCCAGGACACCGCCAAGCTGCCCATCAAATGGACCTCTCCCGAAGCCCTGAGGGACAAG CTGTTTTCAACAAAATCGGATGTGTGGAGCTTTGGTGTGCTGCTGTGGGAGATATACTCATTCGGCAGATTGCCTTACCCAAAGATC CCCCTGAAGGACGTAGTTCCTCGCGTGGAGAAGGGCTACAGGATGGAGGCCCCAGATGGCTGCCCCGACGTGGTCTACGACGTCATGAAGCTCTGCTGGAGCCTGAACGCCTTCGCCCGGCCAACGTTCCATATGCTGAAAGAGAGGCTGCAAAACATTGAACACTGA
- the adal gene encoding adenosine deaminase-like protein has translation MEKQADIFYRELPKVELHAHLNGSVSFQTIEKLIARKAHLNIEHNMTAIRNGQRRTMDECFRVFKVIHQLVDTEEDIFMVAKDVVNEFAADGVKYLELRSTPREEIKTGLTKRRYVETVLEAVKQCKGDGVDIDVRFLVAIDRRNGTEVAMETVKLAEEFMLSTDGLVVGLDLSGDPTVGHGRDLLPALVRAKNCGLKLALHLSEVPSQLEETELLLTLPPDRIGHGTFLHPDVGGSQTLVDAVVKNNIPLELCLTSNVKGQTVPCYSEHHFKFWYQMGHPSVICTDDKGVFSTDLSQEYELAATTFGLSHEDVWKLSQQAIDCTFAPETLKQQLRQRWIDLRPRVFR, from the exons ATGGAAAAACAGGCCGATATCTTCTATCGCGAACTTCCAAAAGTG GAGCTCCACGCTCACCTCAATGGCTCCGTCAGCTTCCAGACCATCGAGAAGCTTATTGCACGCAAGGCTCATCTTAACATCGAGCACAACATGACCGCCATCCGCAACGGCCAGCGGAGGACAATGGACGA GTGTTTTCGAGTTTTTAAGGTGATCCATCAACTGGTGGACACAGAGGAGGATATTTTTATG GTGGCCAAAGATGTTGTGAATGAGTTTGCAGCTGACGGAGTCAAGTATTTGGAGCTCAGAAGTACACCAAGGGAGGAGATAAAAACAG GACTGACCAAACGGAGATATGTAGAGACTGTTCTTGAAGCCGTCAAGCAATGTAAAGGCGACGGCGTAGATATTGATGTCAG GTTCCTAGTTGCAATCGATCGAAGGAACGGAACTGAGGTTGCGATGGAGACTGTGAAACTGGCGGAAGAGTTCATGCTGTCCACAGATGGCTTAGTGGTGGGGCTCGACCTGAGTGGAGACCCAACG GTGGGCCATGGCAGAGATCTACTCCCGGCCCTGGTGAGGGCCAAGAACTGTGGACTGAAGCTTGCGCTCCACCTGTCAGAG GTCCCCTCCCAGTTGGAGGAGACTGAGCTGCTGTTAACTCTTCCTCCCGACAGGATCGGCCACGGCACGTTTTTGCATCCCGACGTAGGCGGATCTCAGACCCTGGTTGATGCAGTGGTGAAGAATAACATACCACTGG AGCTCTGCTTGACGTCTAATGTCAAAGGTCAAACGGTGCCGTGTTACTCCGAACATCACTTCAAGTTCTGGTATCAGATGGGACATCCTAGTGTGATATGC ACTGACGATAAGGGAGTCTTCAGCACCGATCTATCTCAGGAGTATGAGCTGGCGGCGACCACGTTCGGGCTGAGCCATGAGGACGTGTGGAAGCTCTCCCAGCAAGCCATAGATTGTACTTTTGCCCCAGAGACCCTGAAGCAGCAGCTGAGGCAGAGGTGGATTGACCTACGACCTCGTGTTTTCCGATGA
- the nat10 gene encoding RNA cytidine acetyltransferase, translating to MATFRKKIDNRIRVQIENGVALQHRTLFVVVGDRGKDQVVILHHMLSKAAVKARPSVLWCYKKELGFSSNRKKRMRQLQKKIKSGTLNLKQDDPFELFVAATNIRYCYYKETHKILGNTFGMCVLQDFEALTPNLLARTVETVEGGGIVVILLRSMNSLKQLYTMSMDVHSRYRTEAHQDVVGRFNERFILSLASCKMCVVIDDQLNVLPISTHMAAIKAVPPKTQDDLLSPREQELKDLKASLQDTQPVGVLVDNCKTMDQAKAVLKFIEAISEKTLRSTVALTAARGRGKSAALGLAVAGAVAFGYSNIFVTSPSPDNLHTLFEFIFKGFDALQYQEHLDYEIIQSLNPDFNKAVVRVNIFKEHRQTIQYIHPGDAVKLGQAELLVIDEAAAIPLPLVKNLLGPYLVFMASTINGYEGTGRSLSLKLIQQLRQQSSDSQQNMSAENKGTNTVRIASARSLHEVSLHESIRYSPGDAVEKWLNELLCLDCLNIPRLISGCPLPQTCDLYYVNRDTLFCYHKASEVFLQRLMALYVSSHYKNSPNDLQLLSDAPAHHLFCLLPPVPPTQNSLPEVLAVVQVCLEGEISQQSILNSLSRGKKAAGDLIPWTVSEQFQDPEFGGLSGARVVRIAVNPDYQGMGYGSRTLELLQMYYEGKFPTMTENGHAGNSEITTVGSEAVGLLEEVLTPRKELPPLLLKLSERRAERLHYLGVSYGLTTQLLRFWKRAGYTPVYLRQTPNDLTGEHSCVMLKDLRMEEASEQAQWLSAFWTDFRRRFISLLSYQFSSFQPSMALNILQNRNSKETANTIGSTELAIHFSPYDLKRMELYSRSMVDYHLIMDLVPKVARLFFLRQLGDISLSAAQCALLLGVGLQHKTVNQLEKEIELPGTQLMGLFNRLIRKIVQVFSNVQEQAVEAEMVASKEITMEPTVGSLTDDLNEAAKEFDEKHKQDLEKIKELNFEEYKIRGNDDEWDHVLKKAGNPAVVSIKSDKKRKLDVESHVEVPEEPKHGKLKKGGGKKAKFGKKR from the exons ATGGCGACATTTCGAAAGAAGATCGACAATCGGATTCGTGTTCAGATTGAGAATGGTGTCGCTCTGCAACATCGGACCCTGTTCGTTGTTGTTGGTGATCGAGGAAAAGACCAG GTTGTTATCCTGCATCACATGTTGTCAAAAGCTGCAGTGAAAGCACGACCCTCTGTTCTGTGGTGCTACAAAAAAGAGCTGGGCTTCAGCAG TAATCGAAAGAAGCGCATGAGACAACTCCAAAAGAAGATTAAATCTGGCACCCTTAACCTGAAGCAGGATGATCCATTTGAACTTTTTGTCGCCGCTACCAACATCCGATATTGTTACTATAAAGAGACCCATAAGATCTTAGGAAACACGTTCGGCATGTGTGTCTTGCAG GACTTTGAAGCACTCACTCCTAACCTGCTCGCCAGGACGGTTGAGACTGTTGAGGGAGGAGGGATCGTAGTCATTTTGCTCAGGAGCATGAACTCCCTCAAGCAGCTGTACACTATGTCTATG GATGTCCATTCTCGATACAGGACTGAGGCCCATCAGGACGTGGTTGGAAGATTCAATGAGAG GTTTATCCTCTCCCTTGCCTCCTGCAAGATGTGCGTCGTCATCGACGACCAGCTCAACGTCCTGCCCATCTCCACCCACATGGCCGCCATCAAGGCGGTTCCTCCAAAGACTCAG GACGATCTGTTGTCGCCGCGGGAGCAGGAGTTGAAGGACCTGAAGGCTTCTCTCCAGGACACGCAGCCTGTTGGCGTGTTGGTGGACAACTGCAAGACCATGGACCAG GCCAAGGCTGTGCTGAAGTTCATCGAGGCCATCTCGGAGAAGACCCTACGGAGCACAGTGGCGCTCACTGCCGCCCGTGGACGTGGAAAATCGGCAGCACTGGGGCTGGCCGTCGCTGGGGCCGTCGCCTTCGG CTACTCCAACATCTTTGTGACCTCACCGAGCCCAGACAACTTGCACACCCTCTTTGAGTTCATCTTCAAGGGCTTTGACGCTCTCCAGTACCAG GAGCACCTCGACTACGAGATCATCCAGTCCCTGAACCCGGACTTCAACAAGGCGGTGGTGCGGGTCAACATCTTCAAGGAGCACCGGCAGACCATCCAG TACATCCACCCGGGGGATGCTGTCAAGCTTGGCCAGGCTGAGCTCCTGGTCATCGACGAGGCGGCggccatccccctccccctggtgaAGAACCTGCTGGGGCCTTACCTGGTCTTCATGGCCTCAACCATCAATGG CTATGAGGGCACCGgtcgctctctgtccctcaagCTGATCCAGCAGTTGCGACAGCAGAGTTCTGACAGTCAACAGAACATGTCTGCAGAGAATAAGGGCACCAACACCGTCCGGATAGCTTCAG CCCGCTCCCTTCATGAGGTCTCGCTGCACGAGTCAATCCGTTACAGCCCAGGGGATGCCGTGGAGAAGTGGCTGAATGAGCTGCTCTGTCTGGACTGCCTGAACATCCCCAGGCTCATATCTGGCTGCCCGCTGCCTCAAACTTGTGATCT GTACTACGTCAACAGAGACACCCTGTTCTGTTACCACAAGGCCTCCGAGGTCTTCCTGCAGAGACTCATGGCGCTCTACGTGTCCTCCCACTACAAG AACTCGCCCAATGACCTCCAGCTGCTCTCCGACGCGCCCGCCCACCACCTCTTCTGTCTCCTGCCCCCCGTGCCCCCAACACAGAACTCCCTGCCAGAGGTCCTGGCCGTGGTGCAG GTTTGTCTGGAAGGGGAGATCTCTCAGCAGTCGATCCTCAACAGTCTGTCCAGAGGGAAGAAGGCCGCCGGGGACCTGATCCCCTGGACCGTGTCAGAACAG TTCCAAGACCCAGAGTTTGGCGGTCTCTCCGGCGCCCGAGTCGTGCGCATTGCGGTGAACCCCGACTATCAAGGG ATGGGCTACGGCTCCAGGACTCTGGAGCTGCTCCAGATGTACTACGAGGGAAAGTTCCCCACCATGACCGAGAACGGACACGCTGGCAACAGTGAGATCACGACTGTCGGCAGCGAG GCTGTCGGCCTGCTCGAGGAGGTGCTCACGCCCAGGAAGGAGCTCCCTCCGCTGCTGCTGAAGCTGAGCGAGAGGAGGGCGGAGCGACTCCACTACCTGGGGGTGTCCTACGGTCTCACCACCCAGCTGCTCAG ATTCTGGAAGAGGGCCGGCTACACCCCGGTCTATCTCAGACAGACACCT AATGACCTGACGGGGGAGCACTCCTGTGTGATGCTGAAGGATCTCCGAATGGAAGAGGCTTCCGAGCAGGCTCAGTGGCTGTCTGCGTTTTGGACAG ACTTCAGGCGGCGCTTCATCTCGCTGCTCTCCTACCAGTTCAGCAGCTTCCAGCCCAGCATGGCCCTCAACATCCTGCAGAACCGGAACAGCAAGGAGACGGCCAACA CGATCGGCAGCACGGAGCTCGCCATCCACTTCAGCCCCTACGACCTGAAGCGCATGGAGCTGTACTCCAGGAGCATGGTAGACTACCACCTCATCATGGACCTGGTGCCCAAGGTGGCGCGCCTCTTCTTCCTCCGGCAGCTCGGCGACATCTCCCTCTCCGCGGCCCAGTGT GCGCTGCTGTTGGGCGTCGGGCTGCAGCACAAGACAGTGAAtcagctggagaaggagattGAGCTGCCAGGCACACAGCTCATGGGTCTGTTCAACCGCCTGATTCGCAAGATCGTGCAG GTTTTCAGCAACGTGCAAGAGCAGGCTGTCGAAGCAGAGATGGTGGCGTCGAAAGAAATCACCATGGAGCCGACAGTCGGGAGTCTGACAGATGATCTG AATGAGGCTGCCAAGGAGTTCGACGAAAAACACAAGCAAGACCTGGAGAAAATCAAGGAGCTGAACTTTGAAGA GTACAAGATCCGTGGAAACGATGACGAGTGGGACCATGTCTTGAAGAAGGCGGGGAACCCGGCTGTCGTCAGTATAAAGAG CGACAAGAAGAGGAAGCTGGATGTGGAAAGCCATGTGGAAGTTCCAGAGGAGCCAAAACACGGCAAATTGAAGAAGGGCGGTGGCAAAAAGGCCAAATTTGGAAAGAAGAGATGA